From the Sanguibacter sp. HDW7 genome, the window CGGCGAACCTCGCGGTCGCGATGGCGGCCGACGGCCTGCGCGTGGGCGTCGTCGACGCCGACATCTACGGCTTCTCGATCCCGGGCATGCTCGGCACGCACGAGATGCCGACGAAGGTCGACGACATGCTCCTCCCGCCGATCGCGCACGACGTCAAGGTCGTCTCGATCGGCATGTTCGTCCCGCCGGGCCAGCCGGTCGTGTGGCGTGGCCCGATGCTTCACCGGGCGCTGCAGCAGTTCCTCGGGGACGTCTTCTGGGGCGATCTCGACGTGCTGCTGCTCGACCTGCCGCCGGGGACGGGCGACATCGCGATCTCGGTCGCGCAGCTCCTGCCGGGCTCGGAGATCGTCGTCGTGACGACGCCGCAGTCGGCGGCTGCGGAGGTTGCGGAGCGTGCGGGCTCGATCGCGCGGCAGACGAACCAGGGCGTCGTCGGCGTCGTCGAGAACATGTCGTGGCTCGAGCAGCCCGACGGCTCGCGCCTGGAGATCTTCGGGTCGGGCGGCGGCGAGCGGGTCTCGGCGTCGCTCACGGAGGCTCTCGGGGTGCCGGTGCCGCTGC encodes:
- a CDS encoding Mrp/NBP35 family ATP-binding protein, producing MTQPTLLEAVRAALATVIDPEIRRPITELGMVREVEVADGGEVTVAIDLTTAGCPLKAKIVEDVTAAASAVEGVASVSVQMGVMSPEQRVHLKKQLRGGDGEPVIPFSQPGSLTRVYAIASGKGGVGKSSLTANLAVAMAADGLRVGVVDADIYGFSIPGMLGTHEMPTKVDDMLLPPIAHDVKVVSIGMFVPPGQPVVWRGPMLHRALQQFLGDVFWGDLDVLLLDLPPGTGDIAISVAQLLPGSEIVVVTTPQSAAAEVAERAGSIARQTNQGVVGVVENMSWLEQPDGSRLEIFGSGGGERVSASLTEALGVPVPLLGQVPIDVALREAGDGGTPVVLTSPDSPAAQALRAVARTLATRGRGLAGKKLPLTVS